The DNA window GCCAGTGCTTTCCGTGTAGGTCACAAAGAAGAGTCCCAGGAAGTCAAAAAAAACAGCATGTCCTGCACTATGCTCCTGTAATCGTTACAAATTATTTCGTGATATGTTTCTTGAAATATACTCACCTCAGTGTTATATAGTTCACTGGCATTGGACAGAGCTCGAGCGAGGGATAGAATGTTTTCTCCTGTGCTCTGAACCGAACGTCCTGGAACAACGTTGAAGCTATCGAATGCCGTATGATAAACGTATCCGTTGCTAAACTGCGCTATATCAAGTCCTTTAAATTTACTGAATTAAGATACGAGTTTCTTAGGAGATGCCAAATGGCTTACCGGGAATGTTTCCGTAATCTCGAAATATTCGGAAATCTGTATCAGAGGGCAGTATTCCGAACTGAAAGATCTCTTCCGCCAATGTAGAGGCAAACGGATGCTTTGAGTGCTCTTTGTAATACTAAAGTAGACAACATATCAATGTAAGCTATAGGTTGATATCTCATACTTACCTTCACTAGCCAGGGATTATTTGGACCACTCTGGAACAGGATATCTCGACCACCATTACCACCAACTTCCAAATTGATAACTGCCCTTTGGGTAATAGTTTAGACAACACTTTGAACTGGGATCTTAAACTTACTTGCAGTTCGGTGCCCACTTATGCTGGGTGATAAAGCCGTGGGATGCCTGCAGGGGATTCTCCTCGGCGCCATTGAACAAAAAGACTATTGGATGCACAAACGTGCTCCCGGAAATGGACATTTGTCGAAGAACCTCCAACATGACTACAACCATTGTGCCATCATCTCCAGCACCTGCAAATTGCTACTAGTAGACTATATGTGCTGCAAATTCATTTAAGCCAACCCACCGGGACTTCCTGGCTTCGTGTCGAAGTGACTGTTGATTAGCAGATAGGATGTGCTATTTGAACTCGCAGTACTCAGCTTTACAACCACATTCTGAATGCCCTGGTAAATGCTGGTCATGGTGCCCACAACATAGGAACCCGTTGGTTGCTGGACGTCCACCTCCAAATCGAAGAGGTCTCCGCTCATTTCGCCCCGAATCTTTTCCACCTCGTTTAAGAGAAATGCAACCGTAGTCACCTCATTTGCTGTGCTCCCGACCACTTTGGGTCCGATACGATCCAGTTCGTAGAGTATCTTCTGCGCTCTCTCGGCCACGAATTGGCCCGGCTTAAGTGGCTCGTCGGCCATTGTGATTCGGTGTGGAAGCCGGTAGAAAAGCGGAAGTACGATGGCGTAGAATAGCACAACCCAGAGGAGCAGAAAGGAGGGGGCATAGTACCAGGGCAGCCTTCTCTTCAGCTCCTTTTCCTTCGACAAGACATGGTACAGAACGGTGTCCGAAAAGCTTTCCTTAATAGTTTTATGATAAacgtaaattgaaaatgtttatttatatgtacttGCTTTATCGTCGTCGACCTGCAGTCCCATTTTTCCAGCTTGATTCCGCGGAATGAGAACTGTGTCGATGCCCAGCAGTCTCGCTACTGAATGTTTGTAGTACGATTGCTACGGGTCGACACTCGATCGGCACTCTTAACTTTTTAAAGATAGCCCACAGTAATAGAAAACCAagaacaaaatgaaaaagcaATCATTCTATTGTTTAGATTAGTGATAATTAAAAGTTTCCTCGGTGGTCAGATTGGATCAACACCAAATATAATCACACAATCTACACACGCGACTCAGCTCAAGAGTTCGATTAATGAGTTTGTATGGTAACAGGGAAAATTCCATAACTCAAATCATTGCGTTTAAATATAAGACTTAAATATAGACTTTTAGAGCCACCAGAGGAGGTGCTGGCCAAGCCAGTTAAATTGACCGAGGTGTTCTCCAATGGGTAATAGAGACGACGGTCCTGGAAGTCGAACAAACAACAACGTTATTGgcgaaattgaaaaacaaCTACAACTCGACTCTATGCGCCTACAAagcgcaaacaaaaaaattcttcAAAATATGTCAAAACAGTAAATGAGCcttaattttttgaaataaaatttaaattctgtATGCCGTTTTACAGCACTGATTAAAGTTTACTGAATGACCAGGGCTGCAACGCCCTGCCAATCGATAGCGCCTCGCCTTATCGATCCTTCTAGCGGCAAGATATCGAGAATTTTCGAAATTATTTTCGGTTTGACGCTTGTTATTTTATTCGCGAACGGATCGGAACCGAATGGCTACGCTACGGAACCACAATTCGGCGGGCGGTGGGGGGAACCACAGCAACCACAACGGCCAGGACTCGCCACAGGCGCCCCAGGACGCGGTCGCCACGCTGGCCATCGGCTATGTGCGGGAGTTCAGGATGCGCGTGGCCACCTTTCAGACGCAGCGGTCCGAGGAGTCGCTGGTCTACGTGCAGCGCAGCGTGGCGTTGCTGAGCACCAAGGTGCAGCCGGCGCACTTCGCCCCCACGCCGGGCAACCTAGAGCTGGCCCGCTTCTACGTGGATCTGCACGCGCTGATGGGCGCCCTGGAGAACGAGGGTGCCGAGGACGACGTGCTGTGGGCCTGCGTCGGGCTGGTGCAGTGCTGCAGCCGGAATTTGGAGGCCCGTCAGGCGATCGTCGAGAAGTTCTGCTTCGTGCCGCTGCTGGGAGTGCTCATAAGGCGGACCAAACGAACGGAACGGGTGCACCGGCTGCTGGTGCTCCTGCAGGACCTCACATACGGCATACACATCGCCTGGGAAGAGCCCTACCTGGCAGCGCTGATCGAGCACCTGGTGGGGATCGTGCTGAGTACGGATGATGGCTCCAGCAGCGCGAGTGGTGGCTCCATtcgcgacgacgacgactcaCAGGCGCTGCTCGCCCTCTCCGTGCTGGTGAACCTCTGCTACAAGAACTTCGCCGTGCTGTTCCTCTTCCTGCGAAGCGTCAATATATCC is part of the Drosophila yakuba strain Tai18E2 chromosome 2R, Prin_Dyak_Tai18E2_2.1, whole genome shotgun sequence genome and encodes:
- the LOC6530133 gene encoding endoplasmic reticulum metallopeptidase 1 isoform X2 codes for the protein MGLQVDDDKESFSDTVLYHVLSKEKELKRRLPWYYAPSFLLLWVVLFYAIVLPLFYRLPHRITMADEPLKPGQFVAERAQKILYELDRIGPKVVGSTANEVTTVAFLLNEVEKIRGEMSGDLFDLEVDVQQPTGSYVVGTMTSIYQGIQNVVVKLSTASSNSTSYLLINSHFDTKPGSPGAGDDGTMVVVMLEVLRQMSISGSTFVHPIVFLFNGAEENPLQASHGFITQHKWAPNCKAVINLEVGGNGGRDILFQSGPNNPWLVKYYKEHSKHPFASTLAEEIFQFGILPSDTDFRIFRDYGNIPGLDIAQFSNGYVYHTAFDSFNVVPGRSVQSTGENILSLARALSNASELYNTEEHSAGHAVFFDFLGLFFVTYTESTGTILNYCFAAIGVLLVGCSLCRMSCVSEVSAGRISILFASHFALHLAGCLLCIGLPLLMSVLYDVSDRTMTYYSNNWLVIGLYICPAIIGLVLPSSLYHSFCSNDKIGYPYQIYVGLHAHCVVLSLLSIVLTAIGLRIPYMCMISLLLYVVSLLINLLTTLHDRGYYWVLTVQIVQLLQYVYFCYLFYIFLVIFFPAMGRNRDSANPDMLIALICAVGTFFALGFV